TGAATTTTCATAGCAGcaccatttcctttattttgacTGGCCAACCTCACCACCGCGTCCGCCGCATGTGCAGCAGCAACGGCGTCCACTGCCGCAGCAATGGCGGCAGCCACCACAAGTGCATGTTTACTCTGCTCCTTATCAAATAAGCTCGGCCACGCCGCCTCCGCTGCCGTAATGTTCGGCGGAATTGTCGCCGGATTGTGACATAAGCCTCCGGAACCTCCGTCTATGGCGACGGAGACAACAGTGTCTCGGGCGAAACTGCCGAAACATGTAATTCCAATTTTGCACTTATTTACGTTTTCTTTTTTAATACCAAATAAGCCTTTCAACCACTTAATTGCTTTGCCCATTTGGGAggtattttggaaattttgaaaattttgggagGAGAGAATAACTAAGTAGGAGTAAGTGAAATGGCTTTTTATAAAAAGAGTGAAAGTGAGAGAaaaactttaaagagaattttaacATATGGTTGAAAAGTTGTCATAAATAGAGGAAATTTAAAAAGgcaaaataaattaaatgggGTTGAAATTTAAATATAAAGTATATTTACAACAAATAAGTTAAGAGTTCGAGTCACGTGATAGGTCAAGTAATAATAACTTTAGGAGTTTGAATTACGTTGTCGGTCGAATGAGAACGTTATTGAGTGTGTTATAAGGtgagatgatatatatatatatattcacacataCTCGAATCGAGTCTTGAATATGAAAGCGATTTTGGTATAATAAAGCGATTTTTCTTTTATGACTTTACGTAGAACGAATTTGAATTAGTCGTGACTCGactcaaatttaaattaatcgagATTGTAATATAGATACGAAAATTAATAGGTAAATGTACATGTCATGATGTCAATGAGTTAGTAATTTTacattaatttgttatttaataaAGTGTGTGAATCCAGATTGAGCCAAAGAAATAGGTACACTTACCTTATATTTTGAGAACtaactttcaaaattcaaaaatttcggAAAGAATATATCAATTTGCATATGtgaatgtaaatatattttactAATATTACTCTTAAATTTCAAACAAATTAGGTTGGCTATAAGAATCTCTATTGATTATGTTTCTTAAATTACAATATAAATAATCACACTTTTAATCTCTTGATTATTGATAAATTCTAACGGGGAGTTATGACGTGACTAATAAAGTTGTAGTCATGTGATCAATAAATCATAGGTTTCGGTCGTGGAAAAAAAAACTTGTAGAAATGTACGATAAGTTGCGTACAATAGACCTTTTACCATCCAACGCTTTTCCGAACCTCTATAAGTGAATATCACATAATTTTGGGAAAAAGGTTTGAAATATACTTAAACTTTAGCGAAATTTGTCATAACAAACCTCAACTTTGCGGGTGTCTTATGCCCCCCGTAGATTATTTTTTAGCGTATTTTTTTGGCGTATATTTGCTTAGCTGGACCACTTCATACCCTTACTCGCTCCGTGTTCATGTTTTCACACAGTAGTCCTAGCTAGTAAATATATGAcacaaaaatatagtaaaaaataatctGGGGGTCATAGGACTCCCATAAAGTTAAGTGTGTTACGACAAAATttgtcaaaatttaaatatattttggaccttttttttcatatttttgtaatagTATGTGATTTTTGAtccatttatataaaaattatgtgaTATATAgactaaattttgaaaatacattaCCTCAAATATAAAGTAACAAACATAAATTTAACCAAACACACCAAtaattgaggatataaatttaaCCAAAGCTCAATAATTTGTCAGATGTGAAGATTTATGGTCAAAGGGATTAAAGGTGTATAAAATAATTAGCTAAAAATTAAAGGgccaaaatcatgattttattgatattttaggcactaaaattattaatcatattCAATTTCATCGGTAGGATATATGTAGAtttttacatttatatatataagagtaTAGTTATTAAGATCCACTAAAATATTCTCCTTTTAAAAGGAAGCTTATTAATAGAATAGGCTTACCTATAAAACAATTTTATAGGAAACAAATGAGAAATTGCCACCCACCAAACACAACTTTTTACTCGTCGCGTTTAGTTTATCGAGagtttattatataaattttaattaatattttaaaatatatttattatttataatatttttttatataatttttcaatatttaaatttaaaagttcTAATATTAATGCAATTCGGTGCATTAAGCTCCAGCTATATACGAGTTTCAAGAAAgaattaaactataaaaatttattatatgcaGCCTTTTTCACATCTCGACAATTTGGAGCCTGATTataaaaaatcttgaaaaaatctcaattttggacctgtcaaaatacataattaattccTGATACATCGAATGAAGATACAACTTTCCTTtgcaaagatacataattaggtttcaatatattttttttgattttgaatctgtcgagatacataataaaaaaaatatattttttactttgtaAAAGATATATGATTAGTTTtcgatatattttttcaattttgagtctgtcgagatacataattagctcccgatacattcaataaagatatataattagttgaaatttttataattactttgtaagaataaaatttttatataaatataataagttaaggtatatatttatattatttttcatgattattttcgTAATTTGAATTTATGACCTGTGAAATAAAATGTGAGAAATAAATTGCCCTAAAAAGGTGAGAATTATTGATAGATAAACAGACCAAGCTTAGATTAAATGTGTCACCATTTAAAGAGTTTTTAGACTTAAAAAAGGGGAGAATCAAATCAAATTccatagaaaattgaataatttgtaaCTTTCAAAC
This region of Capsicum annuum cultivar UCD-10X-F1 unplaced genomic scaffold, UCD10Xv1.1 ctg4876, whole genome shotgun sequence genomic DNA includes:
- the LOC124892601 gene encoding protein IQ-DOMAIN 25-like isoform X5; protein product: MGKAIKWLKGLFGIKKENVNKCKIGITCFGSFARDTVVSVAIDGGSGGLCHNPATIPPNITAAEAAWPSLFDKEQSKHALVVAAAIAAAVDAVAAAHAADAVVRLASQNKGNGAAMKIQTVFRGFLARKALRALKGLVKLQALIRGCLARKALRELKGLVKLQGLVRGYLAKKALRALKGLVKLQASATLHGYV
- the LOC124892601 gene encoding protein IQ-DOMAIN 25-like isoform X6, which codes for MGKAIKWLKGLFGIKKENVNKCKIGITCFGSFARDTVVSVAIDGGSGGLCHNPATIPPNITAAEAAWPSLFDKEQSKHALVVAAAIAAAVDAVAAAHAADAVVRLASQNKGNGAAMKIQTVFRGFLARKALRALKGLVKLQALIRGCLAKKALRALKGLVKLQASATLHGYV